A part of Chloroflexota bacterium genomic DNA contains:
- a CDS encoding DinB family protein: MLAYFEVYDKMLSELLERMDGAFSDLSEDALDWTPDPAVNSITVLVVHTTAALHYWIGAMLGGQDVKRDRGEEFTVRGFSKFQLHELIRAAETTVHQVLENCTMEDLEKKRYSAIHKDYFDGNFSLAHALEHTALHLGHLEIMRELWEQIDWDQKVWL; the protein is encoded by the coding sequence ATGCTGGCTTATTTTGAAGTTTATGACAAAATGCTTTCGGAATTGCTGGAGCGCATGGATGGCGCTTTTTCAGACCTTTCCGAGGACGCGCTGGACTGGACGCCTGATCCCGCGGTGAATTCCATCACCGTGTTGGTGGTGCACACCACAGCGGCTCTGCACTATTGGATCGGCGCCATGCTGGGCGGTCAGGATGTGAAACGAGACCGCGGTGAGGAATTTACAGTCAGAGGCTTTTCCAAGTTCCAATTACATGAGCTGATCCGTGCGGCGGAAACCACAGTTCATCAGGTGTTGGAAAACTGCACCATGGAAGATTTGGAAAAGAAACGTTATTCGGCCATCCACAAGGATTATTTCGATGGCAATTTCTCGTTGGCCCATGCGCTTGAGCATACTGCCCTTCATCTTGGTCATTTGGAGATCATGCGGGAGTTGTGGGAACAAATCGATTGGGATCAGAAGGTTTGGCTGTAA
- a CDS encoding MgtC/SapB family protein encodes MISETQIILRILLGAALGAVIGFERERDNQPAGLRTHMILVIGATLAMVLSVNLGYLFARPGTPADPARLAAQVISGIGFLGAGAILRYGFNVKGLTTATSLWTMAIVGLAVGAGYYLIGVITTALMLLVLGLLNVIENRFVRTSVSRYISLQADYRKGVVKEIRQLVNEFADTLLSFTIQKHVKNKRIRIQIVARIHRDQTLEELVDGLSDIEGVRSLKVE; translated from the coding sequence ATGATTTCAGAAACCCAAATCATCCTTAGAATTTTGTTGGGCGCTGCATTGGGCGCCGTGATTGGCTTTGAGCGCGAGCGGGACAACCAACCCGCCGGTCTGCGGACCCATATGATCCTGGTGATCGGTGCCACGTTGGCAATGGTGCTGTCCGTGAACCTGGGATATCTGTTTGCCCGGCCAGGCACGCCGGCCGACCCGGCCCGCCTTGCAGCCCAGGTGATTTCTGGTATCGGTTTCCTGGGTGCCGGTGCAATCCTGCGCTATGGGTTCAACGTCAAGGGGCTGACCACCGCGACCTCGCTTTGGACGATGGCGATTGTCGGCCTGGCTGTGGGCGCAGGCTATTATCTGATTGGCGTGATAACCACGGCATTAATGCTGTTGGTCCTTGGTTTACTCAACGTGATTGAAAATCGCTTTGTGAGGACTTCAGTCTCCCGCTATATCTCCCTCCAAGCGGATTATCGAAAGGGTGTTGTCAAAGAGATTCGCCAGCTGGTGAATGAATTTGCCGATACTTTACTGAGCTTCACGATCCAGAAGCATGTGAAGAATAAACGCATCAGGATCCAAATTGTGGCGCGAATCCACCGTGATCAGACGCTGGAAGAGTTGGTTGATGGCCTCTCGGATATTGAAGGTGTGCGCAGTTTGAAAGTGGAATAG
- a CDS encoding DUF2779 domain-containing protein: protein MLTKSDFLLFLDAPMHLWAKTRDALEERTPTLLDQHLREQGQQVEALAREHLQEHIAAHYDQAQLLWQFAYNDGRYEVRADGIVHDRAADAYDLYEIKSSTRVKAEHEYDLTFQTLLLEAKFDIRNVYVLHINSNCILEDELDLTQLFTIEDVTDKVRQLREDVLSLREAARQVNQMVTPLPEYACRTPKTCPCPSLCHPNLPEHPIYDLPRIGKKALDLRNQGILDIRSIPADFPLNAKQRQHIQAVQSGQPLVDEAAIRGWLSKLSFPLYFLDYETFGPAIPLFPGYHPYEQIIFQYSLYRLADPEAEPEHHAFLSTSREDPEPLLAADLPQHIGSEGSILVWYQSFEKARNQSLAQHSPELAADLLAINQRIQDLMQPFSSGWYVHPAFHGSASLKAVLPVLCPELDYGDLTIQDGQQAMLTWYQLQQGEFSPEEEAAIRQAMLAYCQRDTYGMVAIWEHLRKI from the coding sequence ATGCTCACCAAGTCGGATTTCCTGCTTTTCCTGGATGCCCCGATGCACCTCTGGGCTAAAACGCGTGACGCCCTGGAGGAAAGAACACCGACTCTGCTGGATCAGCATCTGCGTGAGCAAGGTCAACAAGTGGAAGCACTGGCCCGAGAACACCTTCAAGAACATATCGCTGCCCATTACGACCAGGCCCAGCTGCTCTGGCAATTCGCCTATAACGACGGCCGTTATGAGGTCCGGGCGGATGGTATTGTCCATGACCGCGCAGCGGATGCCTATGACCTTTATGAGATCAAATCCTCCACGCGGGTCAAAGCCGAACACGAATATGACCTCACCTTCCAAACTCTTCTGCTTGAGGCCAAATTCGACATTCGCAACGTCTATGTGCTGCACATCAACAGCAATTGCATTCTGGAAGATGAACTCGACCTGACGCAGCTCTTCACCATTGAAGATGTCACCGACAAAGTACGCCAGTTGAGGGAAGACGTTCTCTCGCTGCGTGAAGCGGCCCGGCAAGTGAACCAGATGGTCACACCTCTGCCGGAATATGCCTGCCGCACCCCCAAGACCTGCCCTTGCCCTTCGCTCTGCCACCCCAACCTGCCAGAACATCCCATATACGACCTGCCGCGGATTGGAAAGAAAGCCCTTGATCTGCGAAACCAGGGCATTCTCGATATCCGCAGCATCCCAGCGGACTTTCCGCTCAACGCCAAACAAAGACAACATATCCAAGCCGTCCAGTCTGGACAACCTCTGGTGGATGAGGCCGCCATCCGTGGCTGGCTCTCAAAATTGAGCTTCCCCCTCTACTTTCTGGATTACGAAACCTTTGGCCCTGCGATCCCGCTTTTCCCCGGTTACCACCCTTATGAACAGATCATCTTTCAATATTCACTGTATAGACTAGCCGACCCGGAAGCAGAACCGGAACATCACGCTTTCCTGAGCACCTCCCGCGAAGACCCTGAACCACTGTTGGCTGCTGACCTCCCGCAGCATATCGGTTCAGAAGGCTCCATTCTGGTCTGGTATCAATCGTTTGAAAAAGCACGCAATCAGAGTCTGGCCCAGCACTCCCCCGAGCTGGCTGCTGATCTGCTGGCAATCAACCAACGGATTCAGGACCTGATGCAGCCCTTCAGCAGCGGCTGGTACGTCCACCCGGCCTTCCACGGCAGCGCTTCATTGAAAGCCGTTCTGCCTGTACTCTGCCCCGAGTTGGACTATGGCGATCTGACCATTCAGGACGGCCAGCAGGCCATGCTGACCTGGTACCAGTTGCAGCAGGGCGAGTTCAGCCCCGAGGAGGAAGCTGCAATCCGTCAGGCTATGCTCGCTTATTGCCAGCGGGACACTTACGGAATGGTGGCGATTTGGGAGCATTTACGCAAGATCTAA
- a CDS encoding DinB family protein — protein MDISIANNQLKAQGEAILQLAEGLTLEQARWKPDEKSWSVLEVMNHLVDEEVLDFRRHLDHLLHTPDAPWPKIDPQGWVTAKRYNERQLDATLAAFTAEREASLKWLDTLQNPNWDSAAVMPWGGLSAGDMLASWLAHDLLHLRQLIELRYTLMEESCLPYSVEYAGGW, from the coding sequence ATGGATATTTCAATAGCCAATAACCAATTGAAAGCACAAGGCGAAGCCATTCTCCAACTGGCGGAAGGACTCACCCTGGAACAGGCTCGCTGGAAGCCGGATGAAAAATCCTGGTCTGTGTTGGAAGTGATGAATCACCTGGTGGACGAAGAAGTTCTCGATTTCCGCCGCCACCTGGATCACCTGCTCCATACACCAGATGCCCCCTGGCCCAAGATCGATCCCCAGGGCTGGGTGACGGCCAAACGCTATAACGAACGCCAACTGGACGCTACCCTGGCAGCCTTTACCGCTGAACGTGAAGCGTCGCTCAAATGGCTGGATACCCTCCAAAATCCCAATTGGGATTCGGCTGCCGTCATGCCCTGGGGAGGTCTTTCCGCCGGGGATATGCTGGCCTCCTGGCTGGCTCATGACCTGCTGCACCTGCGCCAGTTAATTGAGCTGCGTTATACCCTAATGGAAGAGAGCTGTTTACCCTACAGCGTCGAGTATGCTGGCGGTTGGTAG
- a CDS encoding DUF3788 family protein, whose amino-acid sequence MAHERFLERETQPEPELVRKTIGKEVLPVWDDVAAYLAEAFPEYSPEWIYYSAQHGWAVRFRQDARQLVALFPERGAFSALVILSPEEDERALDKINYFNTKFREQLNTISSLPQGRWLWVRIEDHTDFVGLRLLLDFKRLSDI is encoded by the coding sequence ATGGCACATGAACGTTTTTTAGAGCGGGAGACACAACCCGAACCCGAACTCGTCCGAAAAACCATTGGCAAGGAGGTCCTGCCGGTTTGGGATGATGTGGCAGCCTATCTGGCGGAGGCTTTCCCCGAGTATTCGCCGGAATGGATTTATTACAGCGCGCAGCATGGCTGGGCTGTCCGGTTCCGTCAGGATGCCCGGCAGCTGGTCGCCCTTTTCCCGGAACGAGGAGCTTTTTCAGCTTTGGTGATCCTCTCACCGGAGGAAGATGAGCGTGCTTTGGATAAGATCAACTACTTCAACACCAAGTTCCGTGAGCAGCTCAACACGATCTCATCTCTGCCCCAGGGCCGCTGGTTATGGGTGCGGATCGAAGACCACACCGACTTTGTGGGGTTGCGGCTGCTGCTGGATTTTAAGCGATTATCTGACATTTGA
- a CDS encoding GNAT family N-acetyltransferase: protein MVGLDKKSELLDLYRKYPCRTLPNAFWKTEKNLAGLRISLQQDPFGDASGLALWGEGKMMALWCRKRADCPFSRRELAAYSFILVHDDALSLFNGFTFDRREPYFRIIHKGEPPVYNCSPQYQYVTADPDNDIEAIVEMIRVCYPGSTMTAAEVRSWLDHPVYDPTLWVWVVEVETGKQAGLGIAEMDLELGEASIEWVQVHPDEQGKGLGKAVVAEILRRVADRAVFTTVSGREDNLTHPERLYRRCGFTGSDVWWLLTK from the coding sequence TTGGTTTGGATAAGAAGTCGGAATTGCTTGACCTATATCGAAAATATCCCTGTCGGACGCTGCCTAATGCTTTTTGGAAGACGGAGAAAAATCTGGCCGGTTTGAGGATAAGCCTTCAGCAGGATCCTTTTGGCGATGCCAGCGGGTTGGCTTTGTGGGGAGAGGGCAAGATGATGGCACTTTGGTGCCGGAAACGGGCGGATTGTCCTTTTTCGAGGCGGGAATTGGCCGCCTATTCATTCATTTTGGTCCATGATGACGCCCTATCATTATTCAACGGTTTCACTTTTGACCGACGGGAACCGTACTTCCGCATTATTCACAAAGGAGAGCCGCCGGTATATAATTGTTCTCCTCAATACCAATATGTCACCGCTGATCCGGACAATGATATTGAAGCCATTGTTGAAATGATCCGGGTGTGTTATCCCGGAAGCACCATGACAGCCGCAGAGGTTCGAAGCTGGCTGGACCATCCGGTCTACGATCCCACTTTGTGGGTTTGGGTAGTTGAGGTCGAAACCGGAAAACAGGCAGGGCTTGGGATTGCAGAAATGGATTTGGAACTTGGCGAGGCATCTATTGAATGGGTCCAGGTGCACCCTGATGAACAGGGAAAAGGTCTTGGTAAGGCTGTTGTGGCGGAAATTCTCCGCCGAGTGGCAGATCGGGCGGTGTTTACCACCGTTTCGGGCCGCGAGGACAACCTGACCCATCCGGAACGTCTTTATCGTCGCTGCGGCTTCACCGGATCAGATGTTTGGTGGCTATTGACAAAATAG